The Harpia harpyja isolate bHarHar1 chromosome 13, bHarHar1 primary haplotype, whole genome shotgun sequence genome contains a region encoding:
- the PRNP gene encoding major prion protein homolog — MARLLVTCCLVALFLGAFTDVAFSKKGKGKPSGGGWGTGSHRQPSYPRQPGYPQNPGYPHNPGYPHNPGYPHNPGYPHNPGYPHNPGWGQGYNPSSGGSYHNQKPWKPPKSKTNFKHMAGAAAAGAVVGGLGGYAMGRVMSGMHYRFDSPDEYRWWNENSARYPNQVYYRDYSSPVSQDVFVADCFNITVTEYNIGPAAKKNASEAGSAVNQTETELETKVVTKVIREMCIQQYREYRLASGIRLHLADASLAALLLLTLFAMH, encoded by the coding sequence ATGGCCAGGCTCCTCGTCACCTGCTGCCTGGTGGCCCTGTTCCTCGGCGCCTTCACCGACGTCGCCTTCTCGAAGAAGGGCAAAGGCAAACCCAGCGGAGGCGGCTGGGGAACGGGGAGCCACCGCCAGCCCAGCTACCCCCGCCAGCCCGGCTACCCCCAAAATCCTGGCTATCCCCATAATCCGGGCTACCCCCACAACCCCGGCTACCCCCACAACCCCGGGTACCCCCACAACCCCGGGTACCCCCACAAcccaggctggggacagggttACAACCCATCCAGCGGAGGAAGCTACCACAACCAAAAGCCATGGAAACCCCCCAAATCCAAGACCAACTTCAAGCACatggccggggcggcggcggcgggcgccgtGGTGGGAGGTTTGGGGGGCTACGCCATGGGACGCGTCATGTCGGGGATGCACTATCGCTTCGACAGCCCCGATGAGTACCGATGGTGGAACGAAAATTCGGCGCGTTACCCCAACCAGGTTTACTACCGGGATTACAGCAGCCCCGTCTCACAGGACGTCTTCGTCGCCGACTGCTTTAACATCACGGTGACCGAATACAACATCGGACCCGCCGCCAAGAAGAACGCCTCGGAGGCTGGCTCGGCAGTGAACCAAACGGAGACCGAGCTGGAGACCAAGGTGGTGACGAAGGTGATCCGGGAGATGTGCATCCAGCAGTACCGCGAGTACCGCCTGGCCTCCGGAATCCGGCTGCATCTCGCCGATGCCTCCCtcgccgccctcctcctcctcaccctcttcGCCATGCACTGA